A window of the Brassica oleracea var. oleracea cultivar TO1000 chromosome C1, BOL, whole genome shotgun sequence genome harbors these coding sequences:
- the LOC106312896 gene encoding probable helicase MAGATAMA 3 isoform X2 yields the protein MAIDKGKFHEEEEAAAVARFHKIILGWDYKQLLKETEMKNKKDTKAKLSVVKNTYKDVDDYFETFEPLLFEEVKAQILQNQDPEEEASGSELRLVMECSEADGFHILQVTDERERLEDDKVTKYKSLGPNDLLLLSKEEVKGSSFPSSYGFAIVENRLSSTSLRLRMYLAEEVVQITKKTKSSRTKPFIQSLSNIRSLITSSANLVDKRVHTLKLCGLSTIIREYTALRSICSLPFKDLIFTAAEKSCGYGDDAWKISGPLHDYFTENLNKSQKEAIDVGLSRRSFVLIQGPPGTGKTQTILSILGAVMHATPARVQSKEHELKRRVQMSIEEKYSHWALASPWILGVNPRDAIMPEDGDDGFFPTSGNDMKPEVVNANRKYRIRVLVCAPSNSALDEIVLRLLTTGLRDENAQTYAPKIVRIGVKPHHSVKSVWLDHLVAQRRGSAIDKPKQGTTGTDDDSIKTSILDEAAIVFSTLSFSGAPVLAKSNRGFDVVIIDEAAQAVEPATLIPLATRCKQVFLVGDPKQLPATVISTVAQDSGYGTSMFERLQKAGYPVNMLKTQYRMHPEIRSFPSKEFYEEALEDGADIEAQTTRDWHKYRCFGPFCFFDIHEGKESQHGATGSKVNMDEVEFVLLIYHRLVTMYPELKSSSQLAIISPYGYQVKTFKDRFKEMFGSESEAERVVDINTVDGFQGREKDVAIFSCVRANDKGGIGFLSNSRRMNVGITRAKSSVLVVGSAATLKSDPLWKNLVESAEKRNRLFKVSKPMIDFFSEENLETMKVTEDMDIPDGPGFEDEAPPVANFGRDDDNDFGDGDQDDAAFAEDD from the exons ATGGCCATTGATAAGGGGAAGTTCCATGAAGAAGAAGAAGCAGCAGCTGTTGCTCGTTTCCATAAGATTATTTTGGGTTGGGACTATAAACAGCTTTTAAAAGAGACTGAG ATGAAGAACAAGAAGGATACTAAAGCCAAGTTGAGTGTTGTGAAGAATACTTATAAAGATGTTGATGATTATTTTGAGACCTTTGAGCCACTCCTCTTTGAGGAAGTTAAAGCTCAAATCTTGCAGAATCAAGATCCTGAAGAAGAAG CATCGGGGTCTGAATTGAGATTGGTAATGGAGTGCAGCGAGGCTGATGGGTTTCACATTCTACAAGTCACTGACGAACGCGAACGCCTGGAGGATGATAAAGTTACTAAATATAAGTCTCTTGGTCCAAATGATCTCTTATTGCTATCAAAAGAAGAG GTTAAAGGGAGTTCGTTTCCTTCATCTTATGGGTTTGCTATTGTGGAAAACCGTCTAAGTAGTACTAGTCTTCGACTTCGGATGTATTTAGCTGAAGAGGTGGTGCAGATAACCAAAAAAACGAAATCCTCTAGAACAAAGCCCTTTATCCAATCTCTCTCAAATATTCGTTCTCTTATTACATCATCTGCCAACCTCGTAGACAAAAGGGTGCACACTTTAAAG TTATGTGGTTTGTCAACCATTATCAGGGAATATACAGCACTACGATCGATCTGTTCGCTTCCTTTCAAGGATTTAATCTTTACTGCAGCAGAAAAGTCTTGTGGTTATGGAGATGATGCTTGGAAAATATCTGGACCTCTGCATGATTACTTTACCGAAAATCTTAATAAATCTCAAAAGGAGGCAATTGAT GTTGGTCTATCAAGAAGATCCTTTGTCTTGATACAG GGTCCTCCAGGAACTGGGAAAACTCAGACGATTCTTAGCATTCTTGGTGCCGTTATGCATGCCACTCCAGCACGAGTTCAATCTAA GGAGCATGAGCTAAAGCGTCGAGTTCAGATGAGTATTGAGGAGAA ATATAGTCACTGGGCATTAGCTTCTCCTTGGATTTTGGGTGTCAACCCACGAGATGCTATCATGCCTGAAGATGGTGATGATGGTTTTTTTCCGACCTCAGGAAATGATATG AAACCAGAGGTGGTTAATGCAAACCGGAAGTACAGGATACGTGTACTTGTCTGTGCTCCATCAAACTCTGCACTTGATGAGATTGTGTTACGTCTTCTGACTACGG GTCTGCGTGACGAAAACGCCCAGACATACGCACCCAAGATTGTACGAATTGGTGTCAAGCCACATCACTCCGTCAAGTCAGTATGGCTTGATCACCTC GTGGCACAAAGGCGTGGATCAGCCATTGATAAACCAAAACAAGGAACCACAGGAACTGATGATGATAGCATCAAGACTTCAATATTGGACGAGGCTGCAATT GTGTTTTCTACTCTTAGCTTCAGTGGGGCACCAGTTCTCGCTAAATCAAACCGTGGTTTCGATGTCGTTATCATAGATGAAGCTGCACAGGCT GTTGAGCCGGCAACTCTTATCCCCTTGGCCACTAGGTGCAAACAAGTATTTCTG GTTGGGGATCCAAAACAACTCCCAGCTACTGTAATCTCAACTGTTGCTCAGGATTCTGG CTACGGTACAAGCATGTTCGAGAGACTTCAAAAGGCTGGCTATCCGGTGAACATGTTGAAAACCCAATACCGGATGCATCCTGAG ATAAGAAGCTTTCCGTCAAAGGAATTCTATGAAGAGGCACTGGAAGATGGAGCTGACATTGAGGCTCAGACGACTCGTGACTGGCATAAATACCGTTGCTTTGGTCCGTTTTGCTTTTTTGATATACATGAAGGGAAAGAGTCTCAACATGGAGCAACTGGCTCTAAAGTAAACATGGACGAGGTGGAGTTTGTTCTTCTCATCTACCACAGGCTTGTTACCATGTACCCGGAGCTCAAGTCAAGTTCTCAGCTAGCTATTATATCTCCCTATGGCTACCAAGTTAAAACTTTCAAAGACCGGTTTAAAGAGATGTTTGGTTCAGAGTCAGAGGCAGAGAGAGTGGTTGATATCAACACTGTCGATGGGTTCCAG GGAAGGGAGAAGGATGTAGCAATATTCTCATGCGTTAGAGCTAACGATAAAGGAGGAATTGGTTTTCTCTCTAACTCTCGGCGTATGAATGTGGGGATTACACGAGCTAAGTCTTCTGTTTTG GTCGTTGGTTCAGCTGCAACATTAAAGAGTGATCCTCTCTGGAAAAATCTTGTAGAAAGTGCTGAGAAGAGAAACCGATTGTTCAAG GTATCCAAGCCAATGATTGATTTCTTCAGCGAGGAGAATCTAGAGACGATGAAAGTGACGGAGGACATGGATATTCCTGACGGACCAGGGTTTGAAGATGAAGCTCCTCCAGTTGCAAATTTCGGTAGAGATGATGATAATGACTTTGGTGATGGTGATCAAGACGATGCAGCATTCGCTGAAGATGACTAA
- the LOC106312896 gene encoding probable helicase MAGATAMA 3 isoform X1 codes for MAIDKGKFHEEEEAAAVARFHKIILGWDYKQLLKETEMKNKKDTKAKLSVVKNTYKDVDDYFETFEPLLFEEVKAQILQNQDPEEEAASGSELRLVMECSEADGFHILQVTDERERLEDDKVTKYKSLGPNDLLLLSKEEVKGSSFPSSYGFAIVENRLSSTSLRLRMYLAEEVVQITKKTKSSRTKPFIQSLSNIRSLITSSANLVDKRVHTLKLCGLSTIIREYTALRSICSLPFKDLIFTAAEKSCGYGDDAWKISGPLHDYFTENLNKSQKEAIDVGLSRRSFVLIQGPPGTGKTQTILSILGAVMHATPARVQSKEHELKRRVQMSIEEKYSHWALASPWILGVNPRDAIMPEDGDDGFFPTSGNDMKPEVVNANRKYRIRVLVCAPSNSALDEIVLRLLTTGLRDENAQTYAPKIVRIGVKPHHSVKSVWLDHLVAQRRGSAIDKPKQGTTGTDDDSIKTSILDEAAIVFSTLSFSGAPVLAKSNRGFDVVIIDEAAQAVEPATLIPLATRCKQVFLVGDPKQLPATVISTVAQDSGYGTSMFERLQKAGYPVNMLKTQYRMHPEIRSFPSKEFYEEALEDGADIEAQTTRDWHKYRCFGPFCFFDIHEGKESQHGATGSKVNMDEVEFVLLIYHRLVTMYPELKSSSQLAIISPYGYQVKTFKDRFKEMFGSESEAERVVDINTVDGFQGREKDVAIFSCVRANDKGGIGFLSNSRRMNVGITRAKSSVLVVGSAATLKSDPLWKNLVESAEKRNRLFKVSKPMIDFFSEENLETMKVTEDMDIPDGPGFEDEAPPVANFGRDDDNDFGDGDQDDAAFAEDD; via the exons ATGGCCATTGATAAGGGGAAGTTCCATGAAGAAGAAGAAGCAGCAGCTGTTGCTCGTTTCCATAAGATTATTTTGGGTTGGGACTATAAACAGCTTTTAAAAGAGACTGAG ATGAAGAACAAGAAGGATACTAAAGCCAAGTTGAGTGTTGTGAAGAATACTTATAAAGATGTTGATGATTATTTTGAGACCTTTGAGCCACTCCTCTTTGAGGAAGTTAAAGCTCAAATCTTGCAGAATCAAGATCCTGAAGAAGAAG CAGCATCGGGGTCTGAATTGAGATTGGTAATGGAGTGCAGCGAGGCTGATGGGTTTCACATTCTACAAGTCACTGACGAACGCGAACGCCTGGAGGATGATAAAGTTACTAAATATAAGTCTCTTGGTCCAAATGATCTCTTATTGCTATCAAAAGAAGAG GTTAAAGGGAGTTCGTTTCCTTCATCTTATGGGTTTGCTATTGTGGAAAACCGTCTAAGTAGTACTAGTCTTCGACTTCGGATGTATTTAGCTGAAGAGGTGGTGCAGATAACCAAAAAAACGAAATCCTCTAGAACAAAGCCCTTTATCCAATCTCTCTCAAATATTCGTTCTCTTATTACATCATCTGCCAACCTCGTAGACAAAAGGGTGCACACTTTAAAG TTATGTGGTTTGTCAACCATTATCAGGGAATATACAGCACTACGATCGATCTGTTCGCTTCCTTTCAAGGATTTAATCTTTACTGCAGCAGAAAAGTCTTGTGGTTATGGAGATGATGCTTGGAAAATATCTGGACCTCTGCATGATTACTTTACCGAAAATCTTAATAAATCTCAAAAGGAGGCAATTGAT GTTGGTCTATCAAGAAGATCCTTTGTCTTGATACAG GGTCCTCCAGGAACTGGGAAAACTCAGACGATTCTTAGCATTCTTGGTGCCGTTATGCATGCCACTCCAGCACGAGTTCAATCTAA GGAGCATGAGCTAAAGCGTCGAGTTCAGATGAGTATTGAGGAGAA ATATAGTCACTGGGCATTAGCTTCTCCTTGGATTTTGGGTGTCAACCCACGAGATGCTATCATGCCTGAAGATGGTGATGATGGTTTTTTTCCGACCTCAGGAAATGATATG AAACCAGAGGTGGTTAATGCAAACCGGAAGTACAGGATACGTGTACTTGTCTGTGCTCCATCAAACTCTGCACTTGATGAGATTGTGTTACGTCTTCTGACTACGG GTCTGCGTGACGAAAACGCCCAGACATACGCACCCAAGATTGTACGAATTGGTGTCAAGCCACATCACTCCGTCAAGTCAGTATGGCTTGATCACCTC GTGGCACAAAGGCGTGGATCAGCCATTGATAAACCAAAACAAGGAACCACAGGAACTGATGATGATAGCATCAAGACTTCAATATTGGACGAGGCTGCAATT GTGTTTTCTACTCTTAGCTTCAGTGGGGCACCAGTTCTCGCTAAATCAAACCGTGGTTTCGATGTCGTTATCATAGATGAAGCTGCACAGGCT GTTGAGCCGGCAACTCTTATCCCCTTGGCCACTAGGTGCAAACAAGTATTTCTG GTTGGGGATCCAAAACAACTCCCAGCTACTGTAATCTCAACTGTTGCTCAGGATTCTGG CTACGGTACAAGCATGTTCGAGAGACTTCAAAAGGCTGGCTATCCGGTGAACATGTTGAAAACCCAATACCGGATGCATCCTGAG ATAAGAAGCTTTCCGTCAAAGGAATTCTATGAAGAGGCACTGGAAGATGGAGCTGACATTGAGGCTCAGACGACTCGTGACTGGCATAAATACCGTTGCTTTGGTCCGTTTTGCTTTTTTGATATACATGAAGGGAAAGAGTCTCAACATGGAGCAACTGGCTCTAAAGTAAACATGGACGAGGTGGAGTTTGTTCTTCTCATCTACCACAGGCTTGTTACCATGTACCCGGAGCTCAAGTCAAGTTCTCAGCTAGCTATTATATCTCCCTATGGCTACCAAGTTAAAACTTTCAAAGACCGGTTTAAAGAGATGTTTGGTTCAGAGTCAGAGGCAGAGAGAGTGGTTGATATCAACACTGTCGATGGGTTCCAG GGAAGGGAGAAGGATGTAGCAATATTCTCATGCGTTAGAGCTAACGATAAAGGAGGAATTGGTTTTCTCTCTAACTCTCGGCGTATGAATGTGGGGATTACACGAGCTAAGTCTTCTGTTTTG GTCGTTGGTTCAGCTGCAACATTAAAGAGTGATCCTCTCTGGAAAAATCTTGTAGAAAGTGCTGAGAAGAGAAACCGATTGTTCAAG GTATCCAAGCCAATGATTGATTTCTTCAGCGAGGAGAATCTAGAGACGATGAAAGTGACGGAGGACATGGATATTCCTGACGGACCAGGGTTTGAAGATGAAGCTCCTCCAGTTGCAAATTTCGGTAGAGATGATGATAATGACTTTGGTGATGGTGATCAAGACGATGCAGCATTCGCTGAAGATGACTAA
- the LOC106294576 gene encoding uncharacterized protein LOC106294576 isoform X2 yields MNCSIRFSCSALPHDIILKIGSYLEVTDLCALSSCSRFWRELCGSDILWEPLFKERWPLLSTFDGDNTLFPDAQTDETSQEWRRVYVMQHMEMASRASEVIAFVTEWPAALSLEASEYLHAVETMSSMRLGFQDVEMFLFKPNLSVLLNLVGLIYCIKHLKPREQVLDGMRRRGVSEQLVWVKWLTLGRWSRGRRMRDETVSRQVSLADVVTGKEETVLRVLQRGVVHEVLRVCISTVDLVCTPCTSSTIRNY; encoded by the exons ATGAATTGTTCAATTCGATTTTCTTGTAGCGCTCTCCCACACGACATAATCTTGAAGATCGGATCTTATCTTGAG GTGACTGATCTTTGCGCACTCAGTAGCTGTTCTAGGTTCTGGAGAGAGCTATGTGGTTCTGACATCTTATGGGAACCTCTGTTTAAGGAAAGATGGCCCTTGTTGTCCACTTTTGATGGAGACAATACTCTGTTTCCTGATGCACAAACCGATGAAACTTCTCAG GAATGGAGAAGAGTTTACGTGATGCAGCACATGGAAATGGCATCTAGAGCTTCTGAGGTGATTGCATTTGTGACAGAGTGGCCTGCTGCGTTATCACTAGAGGCCAGCGAGTATCTACACGCGGTCGAAACCATGAGCTCGATGCGGTTAGGGTTTCAAGATGTGGAGATGTTTCTCTTCAAACCAAACTTGAGTGTTCTGCTCAACCTGGTTGGACTCATCTACTGTATAAAACACCTGAAACCGCGGGAGCAAGTGTTGGATGGGATGAGGCGACGTGGAGTCTCGGAGCAGCTGGTTTGGGTGAAATGGTTGACGTTAGGTAGATGGTCGCGCGGGAGACGAATGAGAGACGAGACGGTTTCGCGTCAGGTGTCTCTGGCTGATGTTGTAACGGGGAAAGAAGAAACGGTTCTACGAGTGCTGCAACGAGGAGTTGTTCACGAAGTTCTGCGTGTTTGTATCTCAACGGTTGATCTTGTTTGCACCCCTTGCACTAGTAGCACCATCAGAAACTACTAA
- the LOC106294576 gene encoding uncharacterized protein LOC106294576 isoform X1 — MNCSIRFSCSALPHDIILKIGSYLEVTDLCALSSCSRFWRELCGSDILWEPLFKERWPLLSTFDGDNTLFPDAQTDETSQVEGEWRRVYVMQHMEMASRASEVIAFVTEWPAALSLEASEYLHAVETMSSMRLGFQDVEMFLFKPNLSVLLNLVGLIYCIKHLKPREQVLDGMRRRGVSEQLVWVKWLTLGRWSRGRRMRDETVSRQVSLADVVTGKEETVLRVLQRGVVHEVLRVCISTVDLVCTPCTSSTIRNY, encoded by the exons ATGAATTGTTCAATTCGATTTTCTTGTAGCGCTCTCCCACACGACATAATCTTGAAGATCGGATCTTATCTTGAG GTGACTGATCTTTGCGCACTCAGTAGCTGTTCTAGGTTCTGGAGAGAGCTATGTGGTTCTGACATCTTATGGGAACCTCTGTTTAAGGAAAGATGGCCCTTGTTGTCCACTTTTGATGGAGACAATACTCTGTTTCCTGATGCACAAACCGATGAAACTTCTCAGGTGGAGGGA GAATGGAGAAGAGTTTACGTGATGCAGCACATGGAAATGGCATCTAGAGCTTCTGAGGTGATTGCATTTGTGACAGAGTGGCCTGCTGCGTTATCACTAGAGGCCAGCGAGTATCTACACGCGGTCGAAACCATGAGCTCGATGCGGTTAGGGTTTCAAGATGTGGAGATGTTTCTCTTCAAACCAAACTTGAGTGTTCTGCTCAACCTGGTTGGACTCATCTACTGTATAAAACACCTGAAACCGCGGGAGCAAGTGTTGGATGGGATGAGGCGACGTGGAGTCTCGGAGCAGCTGGTTTGGGTGAAATGGTTGACGTTAGGTAGATGGTCGCGCGGGAGACGAATGAGAGACGAGACGGTTTCGCGTCAGGTGTCTCTGGCTGATGTTGTAACGGGGAAAGAAGAAACGGTTCTACGAGTGCTGCAACGAGGAGTTGTTCACGAAGTTCTGCGTGTTTGTATCTCAACGGTTGATCTTGTTTGCACCCCTTGCACTAGTAGCACCATCAGAAACTACTAA
- the LOC106294576 gene encoding uncharacterized protein LOC106294576 isoform X3: MQHMEMASRASEVIAFVTEWPAALSLEASEYLHAVETMSSMRLGFQDVEMFLFKPNLSVLLNLVGLIYCIKHLKPREQVLDGMRRRGVSEQLVWVKWLTLGRWSRGRRMRDETVSRQVSLADVVTGKEETVLRVLQRGVVHEVLRVCISTVDLVCTPCTSSTIRNY, from the coding sequence ATGCAGCACATGGAAATGGCATCTAGAGCTTCTGAGGTGATTGCATTTGTGACAGAGTGGCCTGCTGCGTTATCACTAGAGGCCAGCGAGTATCTACACGCGGTCGAAACCATGAGCTCGATGCGGTTAGGGTTTCAAGATGTGGAGATGTTTCTCTTCAAACCAAACTTGAGTGTTCTGCTCAACCTGGTTGGACTCATCTACTGTATAAAACACCTGAAACCGCGGGAGCAAGTGTTGGATGGGATGAGGCGACGTGGAGTCTCGGAGCAGCTGGTTTGGGTGAAATGGTTGACGTTAGGTAGATGGTCGCGCGGGAGACGAATGAGAGACGAGACGGTTTCGCGTCAGGTGTCTCTGGCTGATGTTGTAACGGGGAAAGAAGAAACGGTTCTACGAGTGCTGCAACGAGGAGTTGTTCACGAAGTTCTGCGTGTTTGTATCTCAACGGTTGATCTTGTTTGCACCCCTTGCACTAGTAGCACCATCAGAAACTACTAA
- the LOC106333221 gene encoding uncharacterized protein LOC106333221: MSDFTAIFEEIEAIHLALHSYLQRADVRLWTRVHFPGERWFAERREDARSQPTTLTRGVEKLLHGRVTAARELTVQRIDDHHTEVKYGSSSESLNVVNLVEKKCTCRHFEREKLPCVHAIAAAAYNNVCRISLCSPYYNSEYSVSAYAESIMPDDSAQPVLEIVANQPCLPPYICQQPGRPKKNRMKSALEVALQNQRPRKEHTCSRCRQSGHNAKTCPM; encoded by the exons ATGTCTGACTTTACTGCGATTTTCGAGGAGATTGAAGCGATTCATCTTGCACTCCACAGCTACCTCCAAAGAGCTGATGTCCGCCTGTGGACGCGTGTTCATTTCCCGGGCGAGAG ATGGTTTGCTGAACGGAGAGAGGATGCCAGATCGCAGCCAACGACGCTTACGCGTGGTGTCGAGAAATTACTACAT GGTCGTGTAACTGCCGCCAGAGAATTGACGGTCCAAAGGATTGATGATCATCACACTGAAGTTAAATATGGATCTTCTAGCGAGTCTTTGAATGTTGTTAATTTGGTAGAGAAAAAGTGCACATGTCGGCATTTCGAACGCGAGAAATTACCATGTGTACACGCAATCGCAGCTGCGGCGTACAACAATGTTTGTCGTATATCCCTGTGCAGTCCTTACTATAACAGTGAATATTCGGTGAGCGCATACGCTGAATCTATCATGCCGGATGACTCAGCGCAACCTGTTCTAGAAATCGTAGCAAACCAACCGTGCTTGCCACCGTATATTTGTCAACAACCAGGAAGACCTAAGAAAAATAGGATGAAATCTGCTTTAGAAGTTGCACTTCAAAACCAACGTCCTAGGAAAGAACACACATGTTCTCGATGTAGACAGAGTGGCCATAATGCGAAAACTTGTCCGATGTAA